In a single window of the Candidatus Thermoplasmatota archaeon genome:
- the glyS gene encoding glycine--tRNA ligase has translation LVLAEARRWKMGEAVAKGVIANGALGYFLALTDEFLEAAGLSPSRLRFRQHEPTEKAHYSTDTWDAEFLSPRFGWVEIVGIADRTDYDLRAHERVSGVKLRALRKYDAPREVEHEKVVAKSAKLGPLFKGRAVAVKEALEALDPETVRGKEKVTVEADGERFEVPAEAFAVQRVRETESGELYTPHVVEPSYGVDRILYALLESAYAVPGGEREWATLKLSPQVAPVKVGVFPLMGKDGLDAEALRLDRELRDAGIASLYDDSGSIGKRYARMDEIGTPWCVTVDYETLEGQGVTIRDRDTGAQTRVPRERAVDEIRRRLWA, from the coding sequence GGCTCGTGCTGGCGGAAGCGCGGCGATGGAAGATGGGCGAAGCCGTCGCCAAGGGCGTGATCGCAAACGGCGCGCTCGGCTACTTCCTTGCGCTCACCGACGAGTTCCTCGAAGCCGCGGGCCTCTCCCCCTCGCGCCTCCGCTTCCGCCAGCACGAGCCCACCGAGAAGGCCCACTACTCCACGGACACGTGGGACGCCGAGTTCCTTTCGCCGCGCTTTGGCTGGGTCGAGATCGTCGGAATCGCGGACCGTACCGACTACGACCTTCGCGCGCACGAGCGCGTCTCGGGCGTCAAGCTGCGCGCGCTTCGCAAGTACGACGCGCCGCGCGAGGTGGAGCACGAGAAGGTCGTGGCGAAGTCGGCGAAGCTGGGCCCCCTGTTCAAGGGCAGGGCCGTCGCCGTGAAGGAGGCGCTCGAAGCGCTCGATCCGGAGACCGTCCGCGGAAAGGAGAAGGTCACCGTGGAAGCCGACGGCGAGCGGTTCGAGGTGCCCGCCGAAGCGTTTGCGGTGCAGCGCGTGCGCGAGACGGAGTCCGGCGAGCTGTACACGCCCCACGTGGTCGAGCCCTCCTACGGCGTCGACCGCATCCTGTACGCGCTCCTCGAATCCGCCTACGCCGTTCCGGGAGGCGAGCGCGAGTGGGCCACGCTCAAGCTCTCCCCGCAGGTGGCGCCGGTCAAGGTGGGCGTCTTCCCGCTCATGGGCAAGGACGGCCTCGACGCCGAAGCCCTGCGCCTCGATCGGGAGCTTCGCGACGCCGGCATCGCCTCCCTGTACGACGATTCGGGATCCATCGGCAAGCGGTACGCGCGCATGGACGAGATCGGCACGCCTTGGTGCGTCACGGTCGATTACGAGACGCTCGAGGGCCAGGGCGTCACGATCCGGGACCGCGACACGGGCGCGCAAACGCGTGTCCCTCGCGAGCGCGCGGTGGACGAGATCCGTCGGCGGCTTTGGGCCTAG
- a CDS encoding acetyl ornithine aminotransferase family protein translates to MPRPFVPATPPGKKGKEIVERDHKALVKTTKTSPVVVERGEGCWLTGVDGERYLDFTSGVGVVNTGHSHPAVVEAIRRQAGQLVHFAGTDYYYEQQVELAEKLARIAPGAFAKKVFFTNSGTESNEAAIKMARYATRRRQFLAFIGGFHGRTLGSLSLTASKPVHQDRFFPAMPGVHHAPYANPYRNPWNLDGYEKPAELTKAALEFIEKHLLATYVPASDVAAIFVEPVQGEGGYVVPPKDFHAELRKLADRHGMLLCFDEVQTGFGRTGKMFAAEHFGVSPDTMQLAKAMASGLPMGALVARADLDFDVEGAHSNTYGGNVLACAASLATIDVLQKGLVENAAKRGAHLRARLDELPDEFPIVGDVRGLGLMQATDLVKDRRTKEHATKERDAVIEAAYKKGLVLLPCGKSGIRYIPPLVVTDEEIDVAVEIVRECLRAAR, encoded by the coding sequence ATGCCCCGCCCCTTCGTCCCCGCCACGCCGCCTGGCAAGAAAGGCAAGGAGATCGTGGAGCGCGACCACAAGGCGCTGGTGAAGACCACGAAGACAAGCCCGGTCGTCGTCGAGCGCGGCGAAGGCTGCTGGCTAACAGGCGTGGACGGAGAGCGCTACCTCGACTTCACAAGCGGCGTGGGCGTCGTGAACACCGGCCACAGCCATCCCGCCGTCGTGGAGGCCATCCGGCGGCAGGCCGGGCAGCTCGTCCACTTCGCCGGCACCGACTACTACTATGAGCAGCAGGTGGAGCTCGCCGAGAAGCTCGCCCGCATCGCGCCCGGCGCCTTCGCGAAGAAGGTGTTCTTCACGAACTCGGGCACCGAGAGCAACGAGGCGGCCATCAAGATGGCCCGGTACGCCACGCGCCGGCGTCAGTTCCTGGCCTTCATCGGCGGCTTCCACGGGCGCACGCTCGGATCGCTCTCGCTCACCGCGAGCAAGCCCGTGCACCAGGACCGCTTCTTCCCGGCCATGCCCGGCGTGCACCACGCGCCGTACGCGAACCCGTACCGCAACCCGTGGAACCTCGACGGCTACGAGAAGCCAGCCGAGCTCACGAAGGCCGCGCTCGAATTCATCGAGAAGCATCTCCTCGCCACGTACGTCCCGGCCTCGGACGTCGCCGCCATCTTCGTGGAGCCCGTGCAGGGCGAGGGCGGCTACGTCGTGCCGCCGAAGGACTTCCACGCGGAGCTTCGCAAGCTCGCCGACCGCCACGGCATGCTCCTTTGCTTCGACGAGGTGCAGACGGGCTTTGGCCGCACCGGCAAGATGTTCGCGGCCGAGCACTTCGGCGTCTCGCCCGACACGATGCAGCTTGCAAAGGCGATGGCCTCCGGGTTGCCCATGGGCGCGCTCGTGGCGCGCGCGGACCTCGACTTCGACGTCGAGGGCGCGCACAGCAACACCTACGGCGGAAACGTGCTCGCCTGCGCGGCCTCGCTCGCCACGATCGACGTGCTGCAGAAGGGGCTTGTGGAAAACGCGGCCAAGCGCGGGGCGCACCTGCGCGCGCGACTCGACGAGCTGCCCGACGAATTCCCGATCGTGGGCGACGTGCGGGGCCTGGGCCTCATGCAGGCGACCGATCTCGTCAAGGACCGGCGCACGAAGGAGCACGCGACCAAGGAGCGCGACGCCGTGATCGAGGCCGCGTACAAGAAGGGGCTCGTGCTCCTGCCTTGCGGCAAGTCGGGGATCCGCTACATCCCGCCGCTTGTCGTCACGGACGAGGAGATCGACGTGGCCGTCGAGATCGTGCGGGAGTGCTTGCGGGCGGCTCGCTAG
- the yjjX gene encoding inosine/xanthosine triphosphatase: MRVCMGGTFDRLHRGHEALFARAFAVGTHVFLGVTSDALANRGRRRKVRPYRAREKSLRDFLKLRNWLSRATVARIDEPYGRALAGDYDAIVVSPETRSTAERLNEERVAAGRHPLLVLEVPHVLAADGAPVSASRIVAGEIDAEGRLLAPRIAIGSANPVKVDAVRRVARRAFGKATVSAHAVSSGVPEQPFGTDEIVRGASNRARAALAVNARAQLGVGVEAGLVWDAGAGRLFDVQHCVVLDRAGRATVGHGPGFVHPPGVEAAVKGGRTVGQAIDELAGTQGIGAKQGAIGFLSGGAMERRALTEAAVLMALLPRCNPRLYDP, from the coding sequence ATGCGCGTCTGCATGGGAGGGACCTTCGACCGGCTGCACCGCGGGCACGAGGCGCTCTTTGCGCGCGCGTTTGCCGTCGGCACGCACGTGTTCCTCGGCGTCACGTCCGACGCCCTTGCCAATCGCGGCCGCCGCCGGAAGGTGCGGCCGTACCGCGCGCGGGAGAAAAGCCTTCGTGATTTCTTGAAACTACGAAACTGGTTGTCCCGCGCCACGGTCGCCCGCATCGACGAGCCCTACGGACGCGCGCTTGCCGGCGACTACGACGCGATCGTGGTGTCGCCCGAGACCCGCTCCACCGCCGAGCGGCTGAACGAGGAGCGCGTCGCGGCCGGTCGGCACCCACTTTTGGTCCTTGAGGTGCCCCACGTGCTCGCCGCCGACGGGGCGCCCGTGAGCGCCTCGCGGATCGTGGCCGGCGAGATCGACGCCGAGGGCCGCCTGCTTGCGCCGCGGATCGCGATCGGAAGCGCCAACCCGGTCAAGGTCGACGCGGTCCGCCGCGTGGCGCGTCGCGCGTTCGGCAAGGCGACGGTGAGCGCCCATGCGGTCTCGTCCGGGGTGCCCGAGCAGCCCTTCGGTACGGACGAGATCGTTCGCGGCGCAAGCAACCGCGCCCGCGCCGCGCTTGCCGTGAACGCGCGCGCGCAGCTTGGCGTGGGCGTCGAGGCGGGCTTGGTGTGGGACGCCGGCGCGGGGCGGCTGTTCGACGTTCAGCACTGCGTGGTGCTCGACCGGGCCGGCCGCGCGACCGTGGGCCACGGCCCGGGGTTTGTCCACCCGCCCGGCGTGGAAGCGGCCGTGAAGGGTGGGCGGACCGTGGGGCAGGCGATCGACGAGCTCGCCGGCACGCAAGGCATCGGCGCCAAGCAGGGCGCCATCGGCTTCCTGTCGGGCGGCGCGATGGAACGGCGGGCGCTTACCGAGGCGGCGGTGCTCATGGCGTTGCTCCCCCGTTGCAACCCCCGACTCTACGATCCGTAG
- a CDS encoding DUF131 domain-containing protein — protein MRALSFAGALLVAAGAALVGHGLWTGQLQVSLFVVFPVVHGASATGGLGMLALFAGFVLWMLGRVGLVPPPQAPGDMRDPAPSPRVRGGGVVFLGPIPIVVGTDLRWAVLAFALAVLAFVLALAWWLLLLRGTP, from the coding sequence GTGCGCGCACTCTCCTTCGCCGGCGCCCTGCTCGTTGCCGCCGGCGCGGCGCTCGTCGGTCACGGCCTCTGGACGGGGCAGCTCCAAGTGTCGCTGTTTGTCGTGTTTCCCGTCGTGCACGGGGCAAGCGCGACGGGCGGGTTGGGGATGCTTGCGCTCTTTGCGGGGTTCGTGCTTTGGATGCTCGGCCGCGTGGGGCTCGTCCCGCCGCCGCAAGCCCCCGGGGACATGCGCGATCCGGCCCCGTCCCCTCGCGTGCGGGGAGGCGGCGTCGTCTTCCTCGGTCCGATCCCGATCGTCGTCGGCACGGATCTTCGCTGGGCCGTGCTCGCGTTTGCCCTCGCCGTGCTCGCCTTCGTGCTCGCGCTTGCATGGTGGCTCCTGCTTCTGCGGGGGACGCCATGA